Proteins encoded within one genomic window of Bacillus thuringiensis:
- a CDS encoding peptidoglycan D,D-transpeptidase FtsI family protein, with product MKKQEGKTGRAIPTRLNILFLCVFLLFSTMIVKLGKVQIVDGETYKNEVEKRENATVSLSVPRGKIFDREGNPVVDNKSLRTITYTKMKGVKSEDILKTARQLADIIEMPQEDIVKLTETDMKDFWMQLNPKLAENLVSKKEIGTFREKDISGKTLDKKIEELKRKRVTDKNLQELTDKDIKVLAIKSKMTSGYQMAPQIIKKDVSEKEFTIISEGLANFPGVDVSVDWERVYVNNGLFRSVLGNISNADEGLPSERLDYYLVRDYSRNDRIGKSYIEQQYEDVLHGTKKEVRSVADKQGNTIRTETVSEGKSGKNLTLTIDMKLQKKVEESIEKILKAYKGSESMLDRAFVVMMNPNNGQVLSMAGKRLVEKDGKTEVEDYALGTMTSSYELGSTVKGATVLTGFETKAITPGTYFYDAPMKFKGTKEKKSWKEFGNIDDLRALQVSSNVYMFNTALKIAGVDYVKNSSLNIKQGYFDKMRYYFRQFGLGVPTGIDLPNETAGQIGKKDNQPGFLLDYSIGQYDTYTPLQLVQYISTIANGGYRMKPQIVQEVREQTAQKDEIGKVVHSVEPIVLNKIDMKEEYINQVKEGFRRVFQEGDGTGVKTFQKAPYKPAGKTGTAQTVYGGESDIGRNEKGERRECYNLTLAGYAPYDNPEIAFSVVVPWVINDKSGINSDIGKEILDAYFELKNK from the coding sequence GTGAAAAAGCAAGAAGGGAAAACAGGTAGAGCAATACCGACGCGTTTAAATATTTTATTTCTTTGTGTATTTTTATTATTTTCTACAATGATTGTAAAGTTAGGTAAAGTGCAAATTGTCGATGGAGAGACTTATAAAAATGAAGTAGAAAAAAGAGAAAATGCAACTGTGAGTCTTTCCGTCCCACGTGGAAAAATATTTGATCGAGAAGGGAATCCAGTTGTTGATAATAAATCTTTACGTACAATCACGTATACAAAGATGAAAGGCGTAAAATCAGAAGATATTTTAAAAACGGCAAGACAACTTGCAGACATAATTGAAATGCCACAAGAAGATATAGTTAAGTTAACTGAGACAGATATGAAGGATTTTTGGATGCAATTAAATCCGAAACTTGCTGAAAATCTAGTATCTAAAAAAGAAATAGGTACATTTAGGGAGAAGGATATAAGCGGCAAGACGCTAGATAAAAAAATTGAAGAGTTAAAAAGAAAACGAGTTACAGATAAAAATCTTCAGGAATTAACAGATAAAGATATAAAAGTGTTAGCTATTAAAAGTAAGATGACTTCTGGTTATCAAATGGCTCCTCAAATTATTAAAAAAGATGTTAGTGAAAAGGAATTTACTATAATTAGTGAAGGTTTAGCGAATTTCCCAGGTGTAGACGTATCTGTTGATTGGGAGAGAGTGTATGTAAATAATGGATTATTCCGATCCGTTCTTGGAAATATTTCTAATGCCGATGAAGGATTACCGAGTGAACGATTAGATTACTATTTGGTACGTGATTATAGCCGAAATGATAGGATTGGAAAAAGTTATATCGAGCAGCAATACGAAGATGTACTTCATGGTACAAAAAAAGAAGTAAGAAGCGTTGCTGATAAACAAGGGAATACAATTAGAACCGAAACAGTTTCTGAGGGAAAGAGCGGGAAGAACTTAACTTTAACAATAGATATGAAATTGCAGAAAAAAGTAGAAGAAAGTATTGAAAAAATATTAAAGGCATATAAAGGATCGGAATCCATGTTGGACCGTGCTTTCGTTGTAATGATGAATCCGAATAACGGACAAGTCTTATCAATGGCTGGGAAAAGACTTGTAGAAAAAGACGGAAAAACAGAAGTTGAAGACTATGCATTAGGCACAATGACTAGTTCATACGAGTTGGGATCAACAGTTAAAGGTGCGACAGTTTTAACTGGATTTGAAACGAAAGCTATAACACCAGGTACTTATTTTTATGATGCACCTATGAAGTTTAAAGGTACTAAGGAGAAGAAGTCTTGGAAAGAATTTGGAAATATTGACGATTTAAGAGCGTTACAAGTTTCTTCAAACGTTTATATGTTTAATACAGCATTAAAAATTGCAGGTGTGGATTATGTGAAAAATAGTTCATTAAATATTAAACAGGGATACTTTGATAAAATGAGATATTATTTCAGGCAATTTGGATTAGGTGTTCCAACAGGCATCGATTTACCGAATGAAACAGCTGGACAAATTGGTAAAAAAGATAACCAACCAGGTTTCTTATTAGACTACTCAATTGGCCAGTATGACACGTATACACCGCTTCAGCTTGTACAGTATATTTCAACAATTGCAAACGGTGGATATCGAATGAAGCCACAGATTGTTCAAGAGGTTAGAGAGCAAACCGCTCAAAAAGATGAGATTGGTAAAGTGGTGCATTCAGTAGAACCAATCGTTTTAAATAAAATAGATATGAAAGAGGAATATATAAATCAAGTAAAGGAAGGATTTAGAAGAGTTTTCCAAGAAGGTGATGGGACTGGAGTAAAGACATTCCAAAAAGCACCGTATAAACCAGCGGGAAAAACAGGGACAGCACAGACAGTATACGGTGGAGAAAGTGATATTGGAAGAAATGAAAAAGGTGAGCGAAGAGAATGTTATAATTTAACATTAGCAGGATATGCGCCATATGATAATCCAGAAATAGCATTCTCTGTAGTTGTGCCATGGGTTATTAATGATAAATCTGGCATTAACTCTGATATTGGAAAAGAAATATTAGATGCTTATTTCGAATTGAAAAATAAGTGA
- a CDS encoding macrolide family glycosyltransferase: MLNILVVNFPAEGHVNPTLSLVKAFTERGDHVHYITTEHFKGRIEDLGATVYTHPDLLKEISIDTESSYGLNSFFHVHVQTSLYILEITKKLCESINFDFVIYDIFGAGELVKEYLQIPGVVSSPIFLIPPEILETLPFHPNAEIQFQPDELSSQLLYQMEHKFGVKPKNNLQFMHNKGDISLVYTSRYFQPNSDSFGENNIFIGPSISKRKTNVEFPLELLKDKKVIYISMGTLLEGLEPFFNTCIDAFSDFDGLVIMTIGDRNDRSKIKKAPNNFIISSYVPQSEILSEADVFITHGGMNSVHDAIYFNVPFVIIPHDKDQPMIAQRLTELEAAHWLLKEHVNMQTLKEAVTDVLSNEKYKHGIRKLNDSFLECGGSKKAIAVIESLLNK, from the coding sequence GTGCTAAATATTTTAGTGGTTAACTTTCCGGCAGAGGGACATGTAAATCCTACATTAAGTTTAGTCAAAGCCTTTACTGAACGGGGGGATCACGTACATTATATTACAACAGAACACTTTAAAGGCAGAATTGAAGATTTGGGAGCTACCGTTTATACCCATCCAGATTTATTAAAGGAGATTTCTATTGATACTGAAAGTTCATATGGGTTGAATTCTTTCTTTCATGTACATGTTCAAACTTCTTTATATATATTAGAAATTACGAAAAAATTATGTGAAAGCATAAATTTTGATTTCGTAATTTATGATATATTTGGTGCTGGAGAGTTAGTAAAGGAGTATTTACAAATTCCAGGTGTAGTTTCTTCTCCTATATTTTTAATTCCTCCAGAAATTTTAGAGACTTTACCTTTTCATCCAAATGCAGAAATACAATTCCAACCCGATGAGCTTTCCAGCCAATTACTATATCAAATGGAACATAAATTTGGCGTAAAGCCTAAAAATAATCTTCAATTTATGCATAATAAGGGAGATATTTCTCTCGTGTACACAAGTCGTTATTTTCAACCTAATAGCGATTCATTCGGAGAAAATAACATTTTTATTGGGCCGAGTATTTCAAAGCGTAAAACAAATGTAGAGTTTCCACTTGAATTGCTTAAAGATAAGAAAGTGATTTACATTTCAATGGGAACACTACTTGAAGGACTCGAACCATTCTTTAATACATGTATTGATGCTTTCTCAGATTTTGATGGGTTAGTTATAATGACAATTGGTGATAGAAATGATCGTTCTAAAATTAAAAAAGCGCCAAATAATTTTATAATTTCTTCATACGTACCCCAATCAGAAATATTAAGTGAAGCAGATGTTTTTATTACACATGGCGGTATGAATAGCGTTCACGATGCCATTTATTTTAATGTCCCATTTGTCATAATTCCACATGATAAAGATCAGCCAATGATAGCACAAAGATTAACTGAGCTTGAAGCAGCACATTGGTTATTGAAAGAGCATGTTAATATGCAAACTTTGAAAGAAGCGGTAACAGATGTACTTTCAAATGAAAAGTATAAACATGGTATACGAAAACTTAACGATAGTTTTTTAGAATGTGGTGGTTCCAAAAAAGCAATTGCAGTTATTGAATCTCTTTTAAATAAATAG